From the Cucumis sativus cultivar 9930 chromosome 5, Cucumber_9930_V3, whole genome shotgun sequence genome, the window tttgtatttgtaattgtattattttttttttttttgggtttctttttagACTCATGATTTTGTTGAATTATTGTATATGTGATATGATTATTGCAGTGTCTCGAGGGACGAAAAACTTGAGGTGTTaggttttaataatttatgttgGTTTTTAGCTGCAAAGAAAAATCCCATTATTTGAATTCTTCAAAAgtacaataataatatcaaaagaATCACTCATTATTGTgtgtgaagaagaaacattTCTTTACAGTACCCTTTTTTCATTACTATTTAATGTATTAACAGATGGTAAAGAATTTTTCAtcctttctcatttttacCACAGTAAAACCTAACTAACtttcttgaatattttaatagaAAGCCTACAGCAGATACTtgaaggtaaaagaaaatatataatttatgttcttcttcaattattttgtgCATGCTCTTAAATTACTCACCAAATAGAGTTAATTAAgaacttttaaaacatttcCCTCTTCACTCCCTTGGTAAGGTCGTCTCTACTACAATTTTATGTAAACATGTCTTCTTCTTACTTAAAACAGTACACTATtgtatgaaatatatattcaaaaagtAGAATACACCacggaaaaaaaattagaaaagattaataaaaaagatcacttttttctctaaatttatttGGGGAGGTTTCAATGGTGCAGTTTATGGTTTATACCATCTTTAAATTCGTAATGATCTTTTTAATCTATATTCAAATGGGTTATTATTAGAAATCTAGAAACGAACTCAGATAATTAGTAGTGTAGTCGAAAGACTTTTTTTTGTCCTCCAACTTGGGAGCACCCTCACATCCACTCAAAGAGCTTAGATTTGGGAATATatcaaggatttttttttatattaaactcACACACGAAAATAAGAACTGAAGCCCTTAAGAAGGGAGTCATTTTGGAGGGTATTGAAACGAggatactaaaaataaatagggGAAAGTGAGTATTATTCCAAACGGATAGATGATTGGACCCATGTCATAAATGTAGGAAATGAATGAGGGTCtgaaatatatgtaaataGATATACACATATTcacatatctatatatatatattacttgtTTTGGGGACCATTCTAAGTGTATTAAAAGGAATGAAgctttcaaacaaacaaaaaataaaggaaaaggtTCTTGTGACCTTCTTTGTATgtatatgtgattttttttttgtatgaatattatgaatatcttttttatagaaaaaagatgtatattattaataaaatgtgaaaggcaaatttatttaataaacaaaaaaaggaaagagaaatgTGTGAGGTCGTTTTCAATGCATTTGTGTTCCTTTGTAAAACGTAAAtgcttattaaaaaaaaaacccaccaTGTTTTTCAGTGCCACAGTTGCTTTTCCTCATGCTCAGGCACTCGTCCCTCTCACtcttcaaaagaagaaaagaaacacatCCATATGAATCCATGAGAAAGGGGAGAGAcatctcttttatatatatatatatataatataaaagtatCTTATtgggatttttcttttaaaatgttacatttGTTGtggtttgaaatttgatttttttaaaaagaattataaagtttaagaatttatatttggtgACTAGATTTacgtattttaatttattaaatcacACTAGCTCTAACAACTACTATCAGTGGTAATTAGTACAAGTTCTATATAAGGAgtataaataatttctcaaGATAAAGTAGTTTTCAATCGGAGGTAACCTTATATGTTTTGATagcaaattacaaaagaataatgcaaagagaaaaattgagaAGATGTTCAAAGACTTAAAGATCTAGCTAGCTTGGGGATGAATGGAATTACATGTTTCAATTTGTTTAATCATGACACTATTATTACCGATTCTTAATGTTAAATCTCAACcaatataattagaaaagctaacaaaattttcttgaaCTACAATTTAGTACAATTCAACCGGATGAAAAGCATACATGTTGGATTTATCCTAATAACATTAAGATCTAGGACATGTTGGGTGAATAATCAACTTTCAAGCGCCTCGCTAGTTATACTAtggattcaattttaaattggttAGTCCAATAATACTCATCCAATTGAATGGTAAGTCAACTCAATTCATTGCCTTTAGAAAAATCTATGTAGTTAAGTGTCATGATATTGTATATTAATTCAAGCCGTAAACATATATCCACAAACATATGATAATATGTCTCAATCTTgataaaacataattgaatCAACCATACATCAAAGTCATGATTAAAAAACtcacaaacaataaaataactGGGAAAGAATCATAAAGACTcaatctataaaattttaccttAGCTTCTTATCCACATGCTAGATGATGAAGGTATTCAAGAACATAAAACTAGAATAAATGACacaaaaaaatagagagagattGAGCAAAGGCCAGCTGGAATCGTAGATGAACGGACTTAGATAgcgaaaaattaatttatataaaatcgTAATGAGGTCGTGGTGCTAGGAACAGCTTCGTAGAACTGATGGTTTACTCGATCGAGACAAGTTTAGAGCATCATGACACTTTAACACAATATTACATCATTGTGTGCTTTCCGCAAATGAGGACGCTACATAAACCAAATCCAAGACTTAGGTattcaaaagtatatatttctttctaatatatatatagataaatgtgtatatatacataatatatatatgtatgtatacatattcatatatatatatatatatatatagtgaataaggataaaattgttattaaagaaaacaatattgaTCATCTACACTATCAATTAAGTCTTTTAGAGGGTGTTTGACCCGTTAGATTTAACATCTAAAGTCGGTGTTTATGTCGcttgaaattttaatgataCAAGTTTAGTCTCTCAACTTTCTTGGTTGTTGTCTACATCTAATATATCTAGAAgctttaaaagtatattagaGTTCAATtgtgtttaataatttttaaattaaaattttagaaatatcaaataattttaaaaaatttatggtaTGTTTGGATTATCTTTCatgtgtttaatttataaaataaattatataaaataaattttaagttcatttaaaacaaattttagaaaaatgagtttaaacaaaaatgaatttcttaaaatatattttttttaaaataaatctaaaccGATCATTAATTCATCAAATCTATTAAATATGTGGTTGAATTTGGAGGAGAActttttgcaaaaaaaattatcgtTCAGAGATagaattaaatacaaaattaaaatttcataaactaaagtctattgatttatttaatttaagaaaaagaagtttgaaCTAGAGGACTACAAGTAACTTAAGgtttttaagcttaaaaatTTAGGAGGAAAAATCAATACTTATTCTCTTAAAACGCTACGGGTGGTAACTGTTTAAAACTTCACAACCTATTCATTTCAAACTCTAAATTTGTATTACACACATTTctcatttaacaaaaattgaatcaaaatattttcaaattaaaataataaaatttgaatcaaaatatttagaaaataatcaaaatttcaaatctaccaTACTTCAATCAGTATATACGAATGATATTAATAGAGATGGATAGAAGTCTATTGTAAAACtttactataatttataaatatttaaatagttttgtcattttcattcatttttcttttgtatgatGTATTCCATCTGTTTCTAACcctttagaaaatatttatagtattTTCACTTGATTTTAAAACAAGAGATCATGAGTGGTTGGgtactaaaaagaaataaacacaCATTCATCTTAGTAAAATTATCATATGCTCCAATCCCACAATTCTACCCAAGTGtgataagaaatattttcactTAATTTTTAGTAAATAAGTAGAAAAAATATCAGAAAATTGTTGCTATCTATTTAatcttaaatgaaaaaatgttaataaatttaCTAATTCAACTAAACACTTATTTAATGGATAACAATCCTTTAACTTAAAGTAAATGAATTGAGCTTTcctttgttaaaaataatagggacaattacacaaaaaataaatatcaaaacaatTTATGATTACATAGAATTTTCATTAAACTacgttttctaaatttaaaaagtaacaaatttaaaagtcaatGAGTCTACTATGATAGTCATCAGATAACTCTTGAATAGTTATCTGATTGTTGtctgatataattaattaattgtcatatttgttatatttgcaatatgccAAAAAAGATGTATGATTGACtgatttttcataaatgtttttgtcatcttATGCAAtttcccaaaataaaaaactatatatagcCTACatcatatataaaagtaaacttttcataaatataaaaaaacaccaaaatatttacgaattgtgtaacaaaaaaaaacttataaaactaactattttttaaaaatatttgagatttACCCTTCCATTCcatattctttcttctcttcttcttctgcattttttttatattttgttgaaatcaTAATCTTGTTTTCAATCAACCATAaatcttgtattatttttttttttttgttgaagattgtgtactaaatataaatttttgtacacgatcttgaacaaaaatcgttgaatattattgataccatgaaacaaaaatcatcGTGATATTagtagtttagatttgggtaacgactgtgtaccaaatataaaagatttatcTGATACACAATCTTGACAAAAAATCGTTAGGATACTAGTAGATCgttagatttggctacacgagatcgtgtaccaaattagtagtttagtttttggtacacgattgtgtatcatatctaaacgatcgtgtatcaaatatagAAGATTTATTTGGTACGTgatcttaaaagaaattaagataTTGGTATACGATCatgtcgtttagatttaactacacaatcatgtaccaaatctaaacgaatCTTGGTACAAGATTGCGTATTAAATATATCATGAGCGCGATTGGCCAATTAATTTCATGTTGACTGAGATAATGCTTTTCATTTTGGTGTGTgcactttttctatttttgaaattgttatactaatataaatattttgtcaatttgttatattaaaaaaattattttatataaaattaaaaaaaaaaaagttggtggGGGTAAATAGTGTAATTGTTGGTACTTGCGAGAAAAAGTAAGAGAAGTTGTGTGtaattattggtttttttcttcttcttcatgaTTTTAACTCCAAGCACAAGTAAAAGGaatatctatctatatatatatataaaaggaaaccatttgaaagaaagaaagaaagaaagagagagaattgaaaaGTGTTTCTCTTTTGAATTTACTTTGTTGGGACCATATGTTTCTtacttttctcattttcaccACATATTTAACTTTCCCTTTACATCATAGTCCTCTACAATTTTCTTCCTCATCAacttcccttcttcttcttcttcttcttcttcttggacCCCTTCATACCCACtcacttcaaacttttttgtACActtccttttaaattaataaatataacaaataaactaataCTATATGAATAATAGGATGTTCTTTATATTGTGATATGATATGAATGCAACTTTGCCTGTGGCTCCTACCATTCTTGTATTATTCAAGGGCGTGGTCGAAAGTAATCTTTTTACACTATatcaaagtaaaataaagaTCAAGAGGTGCATGGATGTTATCGCAATCAATTAAGTTGAcacattttcaacatttgtaTTATGTTTTAGATTTTCAGTAGAGATACATTCATTCAAAATGGAATAAGATTATTCAACACGTACACATagagttagaaaaaaaaactctccaCACAAACAAGATAACATAAATGAAGCTCGACAAAGGTGTTCGAGTTAAGAACTAATGTAGAGACAtcattaatcaataaaaagatTTGATTTAGTGTTCCAAAGAGTAGTTGCTAATGatataatatcattttataaaaattaaattgaatatatgttaattttttttacgttttgaAAGGTTTTTCTGTTACTTTCAAATCATATGCACTATACATGGTTTGCTGTTTTTGTCcattatcattttctatatttgcaagaattttaaaattgttaaaatttacatttatatcACTTTAAAACCGGTTTGTAAACCTTATCAAATCCAATTTATCATGATTAAGTTTATAGTTTGAAATAcaatttttgaataatttttaaaatgattctGATCcagacaagaaaaaaaaagaagaagaagtaaagtttaacaattttatagtTACTCCCAGATATAATCTTACAGTTTGCTTtacacaaaacaaaaggaCTAAGAAAGGTATGgttttggttatttaaaaAGTCATTACATAGGTATAGGGTAGTTAAAGTTAAAtatgcttgaaaattttgatatcaaacTTTGGAGCTATTAAATGAATGATTTTGGTTCATAAATTCAGTAGAAAAGTGAAagtgacatttaaaaaaagaaaagttaatttgaactattttgtaaaaaaatgaaaggcaaaactaaaaaaagctCTAAATTAAACTGTGAATAACATATGCCCTTTAACTTTAATCATGAAGGCATTTAATTGTTGGGCAGTACCTATATGGTTTAAATGGACATCTTTGCCCTTCCATTGCaccaaaaatgaagaataatttaaaagaaagataatgattatatatagggagagtttgtttattattaattttaattttcttttccaaaggttattgaattgaagaacaaaaagcTGGAGATcatgaaataaacaaaacataaaccataaacaaaatattcaacCAAACCATCTAACACTCAAATaagtaattattaacatgATTCAAGACAACAGATTTTATGAATAACTTCTAGCAAAGTGAAACATACTAAACAGACACATTAAATCAACAACTTATCAAATCATTAGAAGTAGCAGAAGACAGATACAAAAGCTAATTTTTACTCATCTgtcaaaatatatacatatatataacaacaataCATATCAAGTCACTCTCTAAATCTTGCAGCACATGGAAGGACTTAACTACACTAGCATGACTAATCATATAGACTTATTGTCTTATTGAGATAAGTGATGGGAAGACCAATCACTTCAACAAAAGCATATCCTTGGGATGGttgaaaatatagtttatatagatttcttacttttgaaaaattgtatacttactaataattttactttaagGGTAGACCCTTTTCAAAAATCACTAAAAATCTAGATAGGAAAGCTGTtgctttttcttattaaaaattttcctagattttaatttgttttataaaatcattaattatataaaaaatacaaccaaataaaataattgtaattaaacAACCACgtatacatttataaatttaatgagTTACTGTTGGAAGTTTCATGTTAATGAAAAGGGTTTTATAGATTTGATGTTTGTAATTATGGTGTTTTagaaatcaattattttgaggAAGGTTGATTGGGTAGGAGCAAAATCTTCAACCTCATCAATTTTCCATCCTTCTTTTGAGGGAAAATCAATGATGGCTAAAGTAACTTGGAATCATATAAAGCAAAGGacattcaatattttcttctaccCAATATTTACACCAACTTGAAATCTATGTAcatattgaatatttatatggttgaaattattatattattatttgcatTTTGAAGTGCAACCCAAAATATGTTTTGAGCATTTCAATCTCTATCCTTgagaaaatggagatggaCTTGATTGTGGTCCAACACAATTTGGTTTTGAGAGCCCAATCTTTATCTATTCAGAAGGCCTTTATGCAGACAATTTACAATCTCTAGGAGCCCACCATTCACATGgctttggttttcttttgtctctctcttgtttttctatttcaatgtttttggttgataaaagttataaaaagtACTATCTTTCTTCAGTTCAATTCAGCATGGGACTATTCAAATCTTCTTGAACTCTCTGCACACCATTGGTGTTACTATTAGTCAGTTTACCATAATTTTAAACACCACAtccaaagaaattgaaaaataagttgAGAACTGAGATTTTCTATTACTATCTTGAGTTTCTTTTGAAGATTACTGAATATTCTGTTTTATGATCTTAGCTTATTGGGTTTTCGGCTTGGCTTTATATGAAGAATGTTCTTGGTTCAAGTTTCTAGCTAAAGCTGCTTTAATGTTACTGATCACCTTTTGTTTCATAAAATGCCTACCTCAGTATCATTCTAACTTTTTCATGTCTGAaagttttgatctttttttttttttttttttgttatgaaacTGTAacatgacattttttttctatcaataattgagTTGAGACAATGGTTATAGCAAAAGAAGAATAGAATACAAGTAACTCTTCACAgctgaaaaaacaaatgttacAAAGCTTATCTTGGTAAAGGCTAGATCAGATTTAGTAAACAAAAAACCTGATTCAAGCACTGTTGCTGCTTCCATTGGTTGATCCGGGCATCAACTCTCGCAGCATTGTCACCACCTGCAACATGTTAGGCCTTTTGGAAGGAAACTCTTCTACACACCGAAGAGTTATCTCCAAATATCTAACCATTTCTTTAACCTCTTCTGCTTCTGATTCATCACTTGTTTTGGTTACTGACAGCAACTCTGGATCAATCACTTCCATTTGTTTTCCATCGTTTACTTTCATTTTGACCCATCCCACCAAGTTGGTGTCCCCAAAATCCTCCTTATCGGTTGGTCGTTTCCCTGTCAAGAGTTCTAAGAGGACGACCCCGAATGAATAAACATCGCCTTTTGCTGTGCATCTGAAGCTTTGGTAGTATTCAGGAGGGACATAACCAGGAGTGCCTGCAAGTGTGCTTACACTCAGATGGGTGTCAAGAGCACTTATCAGCCTTGCCATTCCAAAATCCGAAACTCTTGCTTCTAAGTCATGGTCCAGGAGTACATTGCTGGACTTCATGTCTCTGTGTATTATGTGTGGAATGCAGTTGTGGTGTAGGAAACAAAGTCCTTTAGCAGCACCTCTGGcaatctttttcctttcatcCCATGTTAGAATTCTTCGATCCTGCATCTTTGCTCTTCCATGAAGCATCTCTTCTAGGCTACCAAACTCCATAAACTCATACACTAGAAGCCTCTCTTCACCTATTTTACAGTAACCCAAAAGAGGTACTAAGTTTCCATGTTTGATCTTTCCTAAAGTTTCCATCTCCGCCATGAATTCACGATCTCCCTGGCAACTAAGACGGATCAGTTTCTTGATTGCAACACTTGATCCATCCTTTAGTGTTGCTTTAAATACTTCACCGAACCCGCCACTCCCTATGAGACTTTCTGCTGAGAAGCCATTAGTAGCTTCAATCAGTTGGGAGAACTTGAGCTTCCTTAGTTGTCTTTGGAAAGTTGCCACATTGATACTCAGGGGTTCTTTCTCTTTGTCAATTTTCCATGTAGTAGGGGCATGTATTGCTTGTAAACTATTAAGCATCTTCACTTCCTCTGCTTCTTTTCGTCTTGCACGCATGGCAATGGCCCATACAATCAAAATGCAGACACAGGCAATGGAGATAAGAACACCTAAAACAATACTGTTAACCCATGACCCGACTTCTGGCTTTGTTCTTCCTTTGCTAGCATCTCCATTAGGACTTGTCTGCTGCTGGTCATCACTCGGGCATTCAGGCAAAGGAACTCCACAAAGTCCTGGATTGTTTGCATACTGACTTGCCGGCAGTGTACTAAGTTGTCCCCTTGATGGAATTCTCCCGGTTAGTTCATTGTAAGATAGATCAATTTGCACTAAGAATGATAAGTTTGAGAATGAATCTGGAATGTGACCCTGCAGTCTATTATGTGATGCATCAAACACTCCTAAGTTCTTTAAGCGGCCAAAGGATTCTGGAATCTCGCCAGAAAGTTGGTTGTGTGATAATTCGAGAACCTGCAAAGCAACCATATCTCCAAACTCTTCTGGTATTCTCCCACGAAGCTCATTGTAAGAAAGATCCAAATACTCCAAAGTTTGGTACTTCGTAAACAAACTGAGGACTGGACCGGAGTACAATCTAGTGAAATCACAGGTCTTCAATGTTGGTTCCTGCTGTAGTCGTTCAGGTCTGATTCCAGCAAACTCTAACAAGCCCCCAACTCCTTTACACGAATTCCCAACATTTCGAACGAACACTAGAGTATTTCCAGAAAGAATCCCATTCAATGATTTGGCTCCAAGCTGCCTCCCAAGTCTAGGTGGAATTTCTCCTGTGAGCTTGTTGCTGTTCAAATCCAACCAAACCAAAGTGCTGCAGTTTGCCAACTCCCCTGGTATCTGACCACTTAAGCTATTGTTCCCGAGTTGCAGCACAGCCAACCTTGACAAAAGACCAAACTCTTTTGGTACCTCGCCAGTGAGTTCATTACTTGTGAGCGAAATCCATTCAAGGTTGCTACAATTGAACAATTCAGTGGGAATTTCCCCACTTAAACGATTGTTATTTAGTATAACATCTTTCAAGCTTCTACACTTCCCCAATTCTGGTGGGATTTTCCCTTCTAAGCTATTAAACCATGCTATCAGCTGTTCAAGATTCTGAAGCCTTCCAAGCTCTGCAGGAATTGACCCATTCAGATAgtttaaactaaaatcaatTGTCTTTAACTGTGAACATAGTGAGAGTTCAGGTGGGATTCCTCCTATTATGAGATTGTCTGGCATTTTCAGTTCTTGAAGTGACTCAGCACCTGGGCATATACCTGGTGGAACCAACCCAGAAATTCTATTGGAACTTAAGTCTACAAGCTGAAGTTTCTTGCAGTGAGATATGGATGAAGGCAATGGTCCAGAGATTATGTTATTACTCAATAACAAGCTCTGTAAAGAGATAAGATTCTTGAAGATGGAATCTGGTAAAGGACCAGATATGTTGTTGTTTGAAAGATCCATAATTTGAAGCCAAGAGCAAGCAGAGAAGGAAGCAGGAATTACACCAGAAATGTTGTTGTAGCAAAGCTTTAGTTCTTGAAGTGAATTGCAAGCATTTCTCCAATCAGAAGGGAGCCAACCAGTGAGCTGATTATGAGATATATCAACCCTTTGTAAACTACTGAGTTCCCCTAAAGATCTTGGTATTTCCCCACTGAGTAAATTGTCAGCCAAACCAAGTGTCTGCAGATTCGTGCAGTTTGAAATGGAACTCGGAATCGAACCGATGATTCGATTTGCCGAAAGATCAACCCGCAACAAAGAGTTGCAAGAATTCTCATCAATTCTCAATCCTGAGATCAACCCAGTTAGATTATTGTAAGAGATATCAAGATCTTGAAGCTTATTAGCAttcaaaagaagattttcaggCAGATAGCTTGTCAAATTGTTGAATGAAAGATCCACAAACACAAGGTTTGGACACTTTGAGAAAAGATTCTCAGGCACACTACCTACAACTTTGGCAAGAGAAAGCTCAAGTTGCTGCAAATTATAAGGAAGCTGAAGCAAAGTAGTTGAATTTATAGTGAAAGAATTTGTAGATAAATTCAAAGCCAACAACATATCCATAGAAGACAGAGGATCAAAATAAACATTCCCTGTAAGACTACAGCCACTCAAATCAAGAGCAATCACTCGTTTAGATTGACATGAAACTCCATACCATGAACATGGATTGTTTTCAAGCTTCCAATTGGACAACACTCCATTTGGGTCCTTGTCAATCAAATCCTTGAACTTAAGAAGAGCTGCAACATCAGTTTTTATTGAAGTCATACCCTCTTGTTCTGCTGAAGAAGCCAAAGCAGCAAATAAGATAAAGATCACTGGCAAAgcaagagaaggaagagaaaacTGAAAGAAGTTTCTTTCCATTGGATTAAGAAGcaaaatgtttcttttcttctgtgGAAAACTCAACAAAGAGCTGAGAAACATTGCAACAGAAAGGAAGAAGGATAAAAGTTAAAGGTAGTAGTgaagatttagaaaaatatgttttgtgGTGAGCATGATGAGAAGGAGAGGGGAAgctttagaaaaaagaagcaagCTGTTTGCTTTAGTCATTTATGAGTGATTTTTTGCAAAATGTAAAGGAGGGAAAAGTGGAAAtggaatataaaaaagaagggaaagaagTTAGAAGAAAGTTGGTGATTGAATTTTCCTGATACAACTTCTATAGTACAGCAAATGAAGCAACCGTATCCTATATGAAGAGATATGTAGAAATAGACAGAAATAAAAGGGTTGAGTTTACTTTTGGTCAAAAGGAATAGGACCCACCTACCCCACAAACAAAGGGTCTATCTTAAATTCTCAATCTTAGGATCGGCGCCTGCTTTAATAGACACAGTTGTTTTTCACAATAAAAGAGACACAAACAGATGAGTGAATGATCCAAGATGTCAATTTTGTGTCAGTAAGGCGTGACTGTTAGAAGGGAATGTTTTAAGAATTGTTGAAGAAAGGGAACAGAAACTGGGAAAGTGGAAGGCGTATGGAATTTGATACTTCAGACCGCCATTCACATGAACGTAGTTAATACATTGTTAGTGAactatgtaaatatatatatatttttttgttctttattccTAGCTTGTGGATCATAAAACCCAAATTTCATCAACAGTACTGCATGGCCATATTATTCCCAAGTAAAATTACTCTGTATATAACAgtatcaaatattaaaaattggtGTATTTGTAGGAAACCCTTAGAATCATGT encodes:
- the LOC101208987 gene encoding serine/threonine-protein kinase BRI1-like 2, which produces MFLSSLLSFPQKKRNILLLNPMERNFFQFSLPSLALPVIFILFAALASSAEQEGMTSIKTDVAALLKFKDLIDKDPNGVLSNWKLENNPCSWYGVSCQSKRVIALDLSGCSLTGNVYFDPLSSMDMLLALNLSTNSFTINSTTLLQLPYNLQQLELSLAKVVGSVPENLFSKCPNLVFVDLSFNNLTSYLPENLLLNANKLQDLDISYNNLTGLISGLRIDENSCNSLLRVDLSANRIIGSIPSSISNCTNLQTLGLADNLLSGEIPRSLGELSSLQRVDISHNQLTGWLPSDWRNACNSLQELKLCYNNISGVIPASFSACSWLQIMDLSNNNISGPLPDSIFKNLISLQSLLLSNNIISGPLPSSISHCKKLQLVDLSSNRISGLVPPGICPGAESLQELKMPDNLIIGGIPPELSLCSQLKTIDFSLNYLNGSIPAELGRLQNLEQLIAWFNSLEGKIPPELGKCRSLKDVILNNNRLSGEIPTELFNCSNLEWISLTSNELTGEVPKEFGLLSRLAVLQLGNNSLSGQIPGELANCSTLVWLDLNSNKLTGEIPPRLGRQLGAKSLNGILSGNTLVFVRNVGNSCKGVGGLLEFAGIRPERLQQEPTLKTCDFTRLYSGPVLSLFTKYQTLEYLDLSYNELRGRIPEEFGDMVALQVLELSHNQLSGEIPESFGRLKNLGVFDASHNRLQGHIPDSFSNLSFLVQIDLSYNELTGRIPSRGQLSTLPASQYANNPGLCGVPLPECPSDDQQQTSPNGDASKGRTKPEVGSWVNSIVLGVLISIACVCILIVWAIAMRARRKEAEEVKMLNSLQAIHAPTTWKIDKEKEPLSINVATFQRQLRKLKFSQLIEATNGFSAESLIGSGGFGEVFKATLKDGSSVAIKKLIRLSCQGDREFMAEMETLGKIKHGNLVPLLGYCKIGEERLLVYEFMEFGSLEEMLHGRAKMQDRRILTWDERKKIARGAAKGLCFLHHNCIPHIIHRDMKSSNVLLDHDLEARVSDFGMARLISALDTHLSVSTLAGTPGYVPPEYYQSFRCTAKGDVYSFGVVLLELLTGKRPTDKEDFGDTNLVGWVKMKVNDGKQMEVIDPELLSVTKTSDESEAEEVKEMVRYLEITLRCVEEFPSKRPNMLQVVTMLRELMPGSTNGSSNSA